GAACTGAGGTTCTGGGAATCCATCAGAAGAACGGAAAAATCATTTCTGTGCGAACGGCGCAAGGGGATATTGTTTCCCCTATCGTCATCAATGCCGCCGGACCTTATGCCGGAGAAGTGGGGAAAATGGCAGGGGTGGAAGTGCCTGTCCTGTCTTACCGCCGGCAGCTCTTTTTCACAGCCCCCTTTCCCTGGATTCCTGACTCCATTCCCTTGGTGATTGATTTTCATCGGGCTTGGTATTTTCGCCGCGAAGGCCCGGGTTTGCTGCTCTCCGGGCCTAAAGATAATTTCCCGTCTTTCAATATCAATGTGGACTCCGATGCCATGGTGGAAGTGGCCGAGAACTCCATCTACCGGGTTCCGATTATGGAGAAGGCGGAAATCAACCGTGGCTGGGCCGGCTCTTATGAGATCTCTCCGGACAACCACGCCATCCTGGGGGAGGCACCTACTTGCAAGGGGTTTTTCCTGGCCAACGGCTTCAGCGGCCATGGCTTCCAGCACAGTCCAGCCGTAGGGCAAGTCATGACTGAATTAATCCTCGGCGAAAAACCATCCATCGACATCTCCTGCCTGTCCGTTGACCGCTTCCGCAAAGGGCAACTTATCCAAGAACCCTTGACGGCTTTCAAAGAATAGACTGGTTAATCCCTTCTCAAAATACAGCTTTTTGCGCCAAAAAATAAGGTATTTACCCTATTTTTTTCAAGAGATTTTTTAATATAAAATATATAGATAGATCATAAGCCGGGGTTATATTCTTTGGGTTGCGGGAGACCAGTAACTTCGATGCAAATCGAAGCTTGCCTGAATCTTGATCGAACCTCTCGTCGGAGAGCTTCAACGTTTCAAGTTGGCGATAAAAACCTGACATTTCCGGCAAACCTTCATTTTTTGGGACCAACTCGCTTTAGGCTTTCCCTGGCAGATCGTCCCATTGATGAACCAGCAGATGTGCCCCGCAGCGAATTCCCAGGCTGGGCAGGCTTCTCGGGTCTGGGGCATGCAACCTCGAATCTCCCAGCAGGGTCGAGTATTTTTATTGCTTCTTTTTTTCATGGCTGCCAAAAAAAGCATCTGCCGCTCAATATGCACCGGAACCTTCCGCCATCCCTGTTC
This is a stretch of genomic DNA from Deltaproteobacteria bacterium. It encodes these proteins:
- a CDS encoding FAD-binding oxidoreductase; this encodes MEKTADIIIIGGGIIGASIAYHLAQKGAKGVVLLEKGMLGEGSTAKCAGGIRAQFSTEINIRFSLKSLKFWNRFEEITGVDLGFKKVGYLFLATTGEEWAVFKANVDLQHKLGIPVELLSPPEIKYRWPFLKVDDLQGGTFCTWEGYAGPYEAISGFAKGARRGSVKIYEGTEVLGIHQKNGKIISVRTAQGDIVSPIVINAAGPYAGEVGKMAGVEVPVLSYRRQLFFTAPFPWIPDSIPLVIDFHRAWYFRREGPGLLLSGPKDNFPSFNINVDSDAMVEVAENSIYRVPIMEKAEINRGWAGSYEISPDNHAILGEAPTCKGFFLANGFSGHGFQHSPAVGQVMTELILGEKPSIDISCLSVDRFRKGQLIQEPLTAFKE
- a CDS encoding transcriptional regulator; amino-acid sequence: MDNKEFHSLRQKLQKTQKQMSQLLGTSLRAIQSFEQGWRKVPVHIERQMLFLAAMKKRSNKNTRPCWEIRGCMPQTREACPAWEFAAGHICWFINGTICQGKPKASWSQKMKVCRKCQVFIANLKR